The Actinomyces viscosus genome segment CGTGGGTCTTGACGGTGGTGGCCGACACGACGAGGTGCTCGGCGATCTCCGCGTTCGACATGCCCTGGCTCACGAGCACCAGGATCTCCTTCTCGCGCGGGGTCAGCGAGTCGATCCGCGGGTCCGCGGCCTGGTCCGGCGCGCCCGAGCTCGGTAGCGAGGAGGCGAACATCTCCAGCATTCGCCGGGTGATGCGTGGCGAGACGACCGCCTCCCCGGAGGCCACGGTGCGGATGGCCTCGGCCAGCTCGGCGGGCCGAGTGTCCTTGAGCAGGAACCCGGAGGCGCCGGCGCGCAGCCCGGCGAAGGCGTACTCGTCCAGGTCGAAGGTGGTCAGGATGAGGACGCGTGTGCCCGGGCACTCCCGGGCGATGAGCTCGGTGGCCTCGATGCCGTTCATGCCCGGCATGCGCACGTCCATGAGGATGACGTCGGGGTGCAGGGCCTTGGCCTGGGCCAGGGCGGACGTCCCGTCGGAGGCCTCGCCGACGACGTTGATGTTGTCCTCGGCCTCCAGCACCATGCGGAAGCCCATGCGCATGAGCGCCTGGTCGTCGGCGAGCACGACGTTGATCGGGCCGCTGACCCCGCCGGGCCGCTGGGCCCCGCCGTTACTCACAGGGGCGTGTGCCATGAGGAAGTCCCTTCGTCATGCTCGTCCCAGCGCAGGACCGCGCGGACTCGCCAGCCCGTGGGGGTCGGGCCGGCCTGTACGGTCCCACCATAGACCGATGCGCGCTCGCGCATGCCGATGAGTCCCTTGCCGGATCCGTGCACCGGGCGTGTGTCGGGGGCGGTCTCGTTGTCCACGGTGAGGACCACGGTGCCGATGTGTCGTTCGACATCGACGCTGACGGCCGGCGTCGTCGGCGCGTAGCGCAGCACGTTGGTCAAAGCCTCCTGGGCGATGCGGAACACCGTGAGCTGGAGCGCCTTGTCCGCTGGGAGCGCCGTACCGACCCACCGGTAGCTGACGGGGACGCCCGCCGCCTCGAAGCGCTTGACCAGGCCGGTGATGTCGGCCTGCTCGGGAGCCGGCGCAAGCGGCAGGTCGCCCTGGGACCGGTCGCTTCCAGCGTCGGTGGCCTGCCGGCGCAGGCTGGCTATGGGAGCGCTGGGCTCGACGGGTGCCACGGTCCCCAGGGGTGCGAACTCGGGTACTGGCACGTCGCGGACCTCGTGGCTTCGGGCCGACGGCGCCGAGGACGCTGAGGGTATGGACAGCTCCGGGGATGCGGCCTTTCTTCTCAGGTTCCAGCGGAGGTGGCGCGCAGCAGTGGGCGGCCGGCCGGAGGCCATGGGGACCTCCGAGGTGATACTGGCGGCAGGAGTCGTTGGCGGTGCCGGTGGGACCCGGTCAGGGGAGGTTGCGGTGCGCCCCGAGCCGGATGAGGACGCCGAGCTCGTCGAGCCGGCTGGGGCGGAGGCGGAGCTGCTTGCGACCGAGGGGTCCTCCCGCAGGACCCCTACCAGGCGGCGGGTGTCGGCCAGAGCGTTGCGCCCGGCCTCGGCCAGGGTCTCCATGGCCTGTTTGGCGGTGGCCGGGTTGCGCTCCACGGTGGCGGCGGCGCCGTCGGCCATGGTGATCATGACGGCCAGGGAGTGGGCGACGACGTCGTGCATCTCCCGGGCGATGCGACTGCGCTCCTCGGCAGCAGCCAGCAGTGTGGCCTGCTCACTGGCCAGGGCCATCCGGGCCGAATGGGCCTCCAGAGTCTTGAGTCGCAGGCGGGCTGAGCGGGTATTGAGGCCCACCAGGATACCCACGCTGAGGAGGAGTATGAGGAGGGCCGCGTTGCGCAGGAACTGCTCAAGCGTCAAGTTGCTCGTGAGGATGACATCCAGGGCAAGGGTGACTAGGGAGACCGCTCCCGCGGTCCATGCGACGGCCGGCTTTCGGTGCGAGGCAATGGTGCCCAGCGTGATGGGGACAGCCAGCAGGCTCATGCCGCTGACGCCGCTGGCCGCGTACAACAGCTGTTCCTCCGTGAGGTCGAAGGTCCATATGACTCCGAACTGGTAGATCTCCGGGATGAAGAGGATGACGGCCCACGTCCAGACAGGGAATCGTCTACGCAAGGCCAGTGCTGCTCCTGCTAGCGTTAGCGAGCTCAAGGCCGGTGGCAGGATGGGATAGGCGCTGACGGGGCTGTCATGTCGGAAGAGAACCGTGATGCCCATGAGGATGCTGAAGGCGAGGGTCCCGAGGGCGATGAGGGCATCCGCGACCATCGGGTGACCGTGGCACCACTGACTGATCGCGCGCAGCAGGCCCCGGGGCTCCGGCCGGAGCTCGGGATCGTCGTCCTCGGGCATGCTTGTGGCTGTACGGCCGGGCTGAGAAGTGGGCAGCGGGCTGGGCATAGGGCTCAGTGTGTCATTCCACGGAGGTGTCATCGACGGCAACTTGAGCGGCTGGGACGACCGGGACCGCTGGGGCCGGGGTTGAGGCCTCTGCGCGTTGGCGGGGGCCGAGTGACTGGACGAGGTCGTCATCGGTAACGAACGGACCATGGCTCGCAGAAGAGCCGGGTTGGTCAGGACCGAGCGGACCGACGCCCCCCCGCCTCGGGAGAACCGGGATCCTCCCGAGGCGGGGCGGGTGAGGAGGCCGAGGAAGGAGGTGTGGGGACTGACATGGGTCATGACCTCCTGTCGGTTTCGGCGGGCGCCGACTCAGGCGTCGCGCCGGGAGAAGACGATCCAGGCGGCGATGAGGGGGACGATCGCCCAGGCGATGAAGACCGCAATGGCCTGGCCGTGGGTGAGGAACTGGGAGCCCTCCCCGCCCCACTGGGTGGAGAGCTGGAAGGGATCGGAGACGGCCGTGGAGACGGTGCTGGGCAGGCAGCCGATGATCTTGTTGGCCCAGTCCCACCTGCCGGCTGCGAGCTGGAGGGGGACGATGACGACGAACAGGAGGGAGACGACCACGGTGATGGCACCGGCGGTCGAGCGCAGCAGGAAGCTGATGCCCAGAGTCATCAGGGTGATAACGGCGAAGGCCAGGCCCGATCCCCAGATGTAGCCCAGGTAGTGGGAGTCGGTGAGGGAGCCGGCGTGCTCGCCGAGGAAGGGCTTGGAGATCGCCCAGGACAGGAAGACGGATACGGATCCCAGGATGAAGGAGATGACGGAGACGACCACGGCCTTGGACACCAGGATGCGCCCGCGGTGGGGGACGGCGGCCAGGGAGGAGCGGATCTGTCCGGAGGAGTACTCGCCGGTGATGATGAGGGCTCCCAGGACCGCGATGACGATCTGCCCGAAGCTCAGGCCTGCGGTGACGGCGTCCTTGGCCATGTCCTGGTACTGGTCCGTCTGTCCGACGGCGGCGGCTATACCGGCACCGAACAGGACGGTCAGTGTGATGGCGATGAAGCAGATGATCCAGGTCGAGCGCAGGGTCCAGATCTTGAGCCACTCCGCGCGTACGGAGCGCAGGACGGTCTGGCGGCCCTGGATGCGCAGGTTCGTGGGGCGGGGGATGGTGCTTACAACGGTGGGCGCGGAGGTGTTCGCAGGGGTCTGGAGCATGGAGCTGGTGGGGGCGTGCGTAGGGGTGGTGACAGTCATGACAGGACTTTCTGGCGCGAGTCGAATGAGATGGTGGGTGCGTGGCGGTCGATGGCTTGCCGGAGTACGAGCCTCAGTGCCGGGGCAGGCCCTGCTGAGGCGCCTGGTCCGATGGCCGAGGTGCTGCCTGGCCGGCGGGATCGGTGCGGTACTCGACCGAGTCGTTGGTCAGCGTCAGGTACGCCTCCTCGAGGCTGGCGTGGATGGTGGTGAGCTCGTGCAGGACGACGCCGCCCTGCGCGGCGAGCTCACCGATGGCGGCGGCGGTGGCGGCGGTGGTCTCCAGGACGCTGGGGGCCACGGGGCGGGCGGCCAGATCGCGGGCGGCCATGAGCTCGGCGAGCCGGCCGGCCTGGGGGGAGGCCACCCGCACGCGGTCGGTGGTGGCCGAGGCGATGACGTCGTCGACCGGGCCGGCTGACAGGATGCGGCCGCGGCCGATGACCAGGAGCTGGTCGGCGGTCTGGGCCATCTCACTCATGAGGTGGGAGGAGATGAAGACGGTGCGGCCCTCGCCGGCCAGGCGGCGGCAGGTCTCGCGCACCCACTTGACGCCCTCGGGGTCCAGTCCGTTGACGGGCTCGTCGAACAGGAGCACGCCGGGATCACCCAGCAGGGCGGCGGCGATGCCCAGGCGCTGGCTCATGCCCAGGGAGAAGCCCTTGACGCGCTTCTTGGCCACCGACGTCAGGCCGGTGATCTCCAGGACCTTGTCGACCCGCTTGGCCGGAATGCCGTTGGAGGCGGCCAGCTGACGCAGGTGGTTGCGGGCACTGCGCGACCCGTGCAGGCCCTTGGCGTCCAGCAGGGCGCCGACCTCGCACAGGGGAGCGGGCAGGTCGCGGTAGGGGCGTCCATTGACGGTGACCGTGCCGCCGGTGGGCTTGTCCAGGCCCATGATCATGCGCATGGTGGTGGACTTGCCGGCCCCGTTGGGGCCCAAGAACCCGGTGACGGTGCCGGGCTGGACGGTGAAGGAGATGTTGTCCACCGCGGTCTTGTCGCCGTAGCGCTTGGTGAGATTGGCTGCCTCGATCATGATGCTTCCTCTTCGACGTAGACCTCTGGTGAGGCGGGTGGAGCGGGTTCGGGATGGGGACACCGGGACAGGTGCCCGAGCAGTTCGGTGACTGTGGGACGGACTGTGGGATGGCTGGTGTCTGGCAGCGGCTGAGCGGCCCGGTTTTCCCGGGGTCCAACCGGATGGCTCCAGCCTAGGAACGTGCCGTCGTCGGCGAATCGGCCGGGGTGACGAACCCGGAACCGGACAGGCCCGGGCCGCCAGAGGGAGGCGGCTCCTCCTGGAGGATGAGCCGATCGGTCGGAGAAAGTCGCCAGCGCCTCCCGAACAGGACCCGAACAGGGTGGGTATCTCTCCCCTGAGGACTACGTCCTGAGGGAAAAGGGTTTCCCTCACCACGCCAGGGGTGCGCATAATGAGCACAGTCTCCGGTAACGGCCCTCAACCGGTCGGCCGGGCTGTGAGCGGAGGTTCCTGCGGACCGTTCGCCCCAGACCCCTCAGAGAGGACGAGAGGATCATGAGCAACCCATTCTTCAGCCGTAGCACCGCCTTCCAGGAGGGCGCCCGGGTGGGCGGGTCGGCCCCGACCCGGACGCCCAACGGCTACCCCACCATGCCCGGCTACCAGGCCGGCCAGCAGTACGGCCAGACCAGTCAGGTCGCAAACCGGTACGGGCAGGCCACCGGCTACGGCCAGGTGAGCCCCGAGCAGATGGCCGGCCTGGAGGCCCAGTACCAGGCGCCGTCGGCCACCAACGCGGACATGCGCCGCATGACCTACGACGACGTCATCATCCGCACCGGCGGCATGTTCGCCGTCATCCTGGTCATGGGCGCTCTGTCCTGGAACCTGGTGACCAGCACCGATGAGTCCACCGCCGCGCTGGGCGGCATGGCGATGCTCGCCGGCATCTTCGGCAGCCTCGTCCTGGGAATCGTCAATTCTTTCAAGCGGGACCCTTCCCCGGCCCTCATCCTGGCCTACGCGGCCTTTGAAGGCCTCCTGCTCGGCGGCCTGTCCGGGTTCATGGAGGCCCGCTACGAGGGCATCGTCGTCCAGGCCGTGCTGGCGACGCTGGCCACCTTCGGCGCCATGCTCGCCGCGTACTCCTACGGCGGCTTCCGGGTCCAGGGACGGTTCCGCCGAGTGGTGGTCGTGGCCACGCTCGGGTACGCGATCTTCTGCCTCATCAACCTCGGCCTGTCGATGACCGGCCTGGCCGGCGGGGCCTGGGGCCTGCGCTCCATGACCGTTATGGGGATCCCGCTGGGCATCCCGCTGGGGATTCTCGCAGTCGTCCTGGCCTCCCTCTTCCTGGCGATCGACTTCGAGTCCATCGAGAACGGGGTCCGCAACGGACTGCCCCAGCGTTACGCCTGGGCCGCCGCCTTCGGCCTGGTCGTCACCATCGTGTGGCTCTACGTGGAGTTCCTCCGCCTGCTGAGCTACTTCCGCGACTGACTCGAGTCGCGCGACCGGATCCGGTTCCGAGTCTCCGGGGCCGCGCTATCCTCTCGGCCGGGGCCGGGACGTATCACCCAGGTGATGTGTCCCGGCCCCGGCTGCGTGTCCGGTGGGTACCCGCCGCGCGCCCCTCGACAGGGTCGCCTGCTGCCACCTGCTGCCACCTGTCCTGGGCCGCCCGAAGCGCAGTCCCGCACAGGGTCTGTAGCGGACCCGCGCAGAACGCTGGGCGACCCCGCCCGGACAGTTCGCGCTGGGCCGAGGTCCGCGGCGGCGTCGGGCCAGAGGCCTCACGTAGGCTCGCCGCATGATCAACATCAACATGCCCTCGGTTGAGGGCGCCATGGGCGCCAAGCCCACGCTCACCTTCCCCGGGGCCAAGGCCCCCGAGGGGTTGCAGGTCCAGGTGCTCGACGCCGGTGACGGCCAGGTGGTCGAGGCCGGCGACACGATCGTGGCCAACTACCTGGGGCAGATCTGGGGCGGTGACGTCTTCGACAACTCCTACGACCGTGGCCAGCCGCTGAACTTCCAGGTCGGCGTCGGCATGGTCATCCGCGGCTGGGACGACGCCCTCGTGGGTCAGCGCGTGGGCTCGCGCCTCCTGCTGTCCATCCCCTCCGAGCTCGGCTACGGCGACCGCGGCGTCCCGCAGGCCGGCATCCGCGGCGGCGACACCCTCGTCTTCGTCACGGAGATCCTCGGCGTCATCTGAGCCGGCTTCCTCACCTTGCTCTACGCGCGTTCGTACGGTAGGCGCCTTCGGCGCACCATCGGAGTGCGTCTATGGTGCCTTCCGTGCGAACGCGTACTCGCTGCGGCGCCCAGGGCTGCGGCGGCTGCGATACTCTGGGGGGCGGCGCGCTCGCGCCACACCCGGTAGCACGAACTGCACGGTCCGGAGGAAGTCCGGATGACGCCGTCGGGGCCGAGCT includes the following:
- a CDS encoding ABC transporter ATP-binding protein; protein product: MIEAANLTKRYGDKTAVDNISFTVQPGTVTGFLGPNGAGKSTTMRMIMGLDKPTGGTVTVNGRPYRDLPAPLCEVGALLDAKGLHGSRSARNHLRQLAASNGIPAKRVDKVLEITGLTSVAKKRVKGFSLGMSQRLGIAAALLGDPGVLLFDEPVNGLDPEGVKWVRETCRRLAGEGRTVFISSHLMSEMAQTADQLLVIGRGRILSAGPVDDVIASATTDRVRVASPQAGRLAELMAARDLAARPVAPSVLETTAATAAAIGELAAQGGVVLHELTTIHASLEEAYLTLTNDSVEYRTDPAGQAAPRPSDQAPQQGLPRH
- a CDS encoding response regulator, which translates into the protein MAHAPVSNGGAQRPGGVSGPINVVLADDQALMRMGFRMVLEAEDNINVVGEASDGTSALAQAKALHPDVILMDVRMPGMNGIEATELIARECPGTRVLILTTFDLDEYAFAGLRAGASGFLLKDTRPAELAEAIRTVASGEAVVSPRITRRMLEMFASSLPSSGAPDQAADPRIDSLTPREKEILVLVSQGMSNAEIAEHLVVSATTVKTHVGNVLAKLDVRDRVQAVVVAYETGLMA
- a CDS encoding ABC transporter permease subunit — its product is MTVTTPTHAPTSSMLQTPANTSAPTVVSTIPRPTNLRIQGRQTVLRSVRAEWLKIWTLRSTWIICFIAITLTVLFGAGIAAAVGQTDQYQDMAKDAVTAGLSFGQIVIAVLGALIITGEYSSGQIRSSLAAVPHRGRILVSKAVVVSVISFILGSVSVFLSWAISKPFLGEHAGSLTDSHYLGYIWGSGLAFAVITLMTLGISFLLRSTAGAITVVVSLLFVVIVPLQLAAGRWDWANKIIGCLPSTVSTAVSDPFQLSTQWGGEGSQFLTHGQAIAVFIAWAIVPLIAAWIVFSRRDA
- a CDS encoding sensor histidine kinase gives rise to the protein MPEDDDPELRPEPRGLLRAISQWCHGHPMVADALIALGTLAFSILMGITVLFRHDSPVSAYPILPPALSSLTLAGAALALRRRFPVWTWAVILFIPEIYQFGVIWTFDLTEEQLLYAASGVSGMSLLAVPITLGTIASHRKPAVAWTAGAVSLVTLALDVILTSNLTLEQFLRNAALLILLLSVGILVGLNTRSARLRLKTLEAHSARMALASEQATLLAAAEERSRIAREMHDVVAHSLAVMITMADGAAATVERNPATAKQAMETLAEAGRNALADTRRLVGVLREDPSVASSSASAPAGSTSSASSSGSGRTATSPDRVPPAPPTTPAASITSEVPMASGRPPTAARHLRWNLRRKAASPELSIPSASSAPSARSHEVRDVPVPEFAPLGTVAPVEPSAPIASLRRQATDAGSDRSQGDLPLAPAPEQADITGLVKRFEAAGVPVSYRWVGTALPADKALQLTVFRIAQEALTNVLRYAPTTPAVSVDVERHIGTVVLTVDNETAPDTRPVHGSGKGLIGMRERASVYGGTVQAGPTPTGWRVRAVLRWDEHDEGTSSWHTPL
- a CDS encoding FKBP-type peptidyl-prolyl cis-trans isomerase, coding for MININMPSVEGAMGAKPTLTFPGAKAPEGLQVQVLDAGDGQVVEAGDTIVANYLGQIWGGDVFDNSYDRGQPLNFQVGVGMVIRGWDDALVGQRVGSRLLLSIPSELGYGDRGVPQAGIRGGDTLVFVTEILGVI
- a CDS encoding Bax inhibitor-1/YccA family protein — encoded protein: MSNPFFSRSTAFQEGARVGGSAPTRTPNGYPTMPGYQAGQQYGQTSQVANRYGQATGYGQVSPEQMAGLEAQYQAPSATNADMRRMTYDDVIIRTGGMFAVILVMGALSWNLVTSTDESTAALGGMAMLAGIFGSLVLGIVNSFKRDPSPALILAYAAFEGLLLGGLSGFMEARYEGIVVQAVLATLATFGAMLAAYSYGGFRVQGRFRRVVVVATLGYAIFCLINLGLSMTGLAGGAWGLRSMTVMGIPLGIPLGILAVVLASLFLAIDFESIENGVRNGLPQRYAWAAAFGLVVTIVWLYVEFLRLLSYFRD